TATAGGCTCCCTGGGCTGAATTTGATTGAAATGCCGGTTGTCTTACAAGACAATCTATTATTTAGTGATTTAAGGCTAAGTGACAGTGAGGCTTTGAGGCTAACAAAATCTAGTATCAAAGGGATACTTAAAAGAAATGGCCATGCAGTTATTAACCTTCATATGTACATAGAAAAAGATCATGAGTTCTTCCATTCTCAATTGTTAAAATGGCTGAGAAAAAATGAAATCAAAGTGTTAAGAATGGATGAGTGTGCTATCCTTTTTAAGGAACAATGTGCTTAATGAAAATTACTATTGCTAAATCAAAACATCAAAGATGTTGGAATCGGTTTTTAGATAATCGTCGAAACGGCAATTTATATCAATTGTTTGAATGGCGCAAAATTTTACAAGAAGGGTATAAGCTTACGCCATTTTTTTTAATGGCGGAACAAGATGGGTGTGTCTCTGGCGTTCTGCCATTGGTCAAAGCTCCTTTACTGACAGGCCGACCTTGTGTCATCTCGTTACCTTACTGCGATTTTTCTGGGATTGAAGCGGTTGATTCTGAAACCTCTGTCGCACTGGTTAAGGAAGCTGAAAATATTGCTACCAAAGAAAGGGGGACTTTAAGTCTTCGTCAGAAAGGGGTTGTTGTTGACGATAATCTTCCCTATGAGTGCACTAATGTTCTTCAGGAGGTGAAAATACCAAAAACCGAAGAGGATATTATGGCTATATGTTCAAGTAATCTTCGTCGAAAAATACGTAAAAGTGTTAAAAATGGAATAAAATTTAAATGCGGGAAAAACTATTTGGATGAGTTTTATGCGGTGTATACTAAAAATATGCACTACTTAGGAACCCCTCATCATTCAAAACATTTTTTTAAGACAATCATTCATTATTTAAATGAGAAATGTGAGATCTTTGTTGCTGAGTATAAAGATACTATTATAGGAGGGATGTTTGTCCTAAAGTATAAGAAAATGGCTCGAGATCCATGGACCAGTACCTTAAGGGAATATAATAGATTATATCCTAGTAATTTGTTATATTATAATGCTCTTCGGTTTGCTGTAAAGCATCAATTGGATTGGTTTGATTTTGGAAGATCTCAATTAAATACTGGAGTCTATCAGTTTAAAAAGCAATGGGGAAGCATTGATTCAACTCTCTACTATTCATCTTCTAATTCTGATACTCCTTCAAATAGTAAATTCATGTTAACGGCTTCAAATATTTGGAAAAAAATACCGTATGGGATTACTCTGCCGATGGGCCAATATCTAAGAAAGTACCTTCACTAACAGGAGAATAACTTACAATGAGTGAACAAAAACATTATGCAGATACACTAAAATATTTTGAAACAGTTGCAAATGAAAAAGCAGGAATTTACGATGAAGGGAATAGCATCGCTATGAAGATACAGCGAAAAGTGAGGGAAAATATAATCAAAATGATTAGCCCTTCTGTAACATCTATTTTGGACGCAGGTTGTGGTAGAGGTGATTTTGCCGCGTTGCTGTCTAATACTTTTAGTCGTAAAAAAGTAGTTGGTATAGATTTTTCTCATTCAATGATAAACATTGCGGAAAGAAAATATGGGAAGGATTCTTTAAAATTCTTGCAGAGTTCGTTAACTGCTATAAAGCTACAAGATA
This window of the uncultured Desulfobacter sp. genome carries:
- a CDS encoding GNAT family N-acetyltransferase, with protein sequence MKITIAKSKHQRCWNRFLDNRRNGNLYQLFEWRKILQEGYKLTPFFLMAEQDGCVSGVLPLVKAPLLTGRPCVISLPYCDFSGIEAVDSETSVALVKEAENIATKERGTLSLRQKGVVVDDNLPYECTNVLQEVKIPKTEEDIMAICSSNLRRKIRKSVKNGIKFKCGKNYLDEFYAVYTKNMHYLGTPHHSKHFFKTIIHYLNEKCEIFVAEYKDTIIGGMFVLKYKKMARDPWTSTLREYNRLYPSNLLYYNALRFAVKHQLDWFDFGRSQLNTGVYQFKKQWGSIDSTLYYSSSNSDTPSNSKFMLTASNIWKKIPYGITLPMGQYLRKYLH
- a CDS encoding methyltransferase domain-containing protein, which encodes MSEQKHYADTLKYFETVANEKAGIYDEGNSIAMKIQRKVRENIIKMISPSVTSILDAGCGRGDFAALLSNTFSRKKVVGIDFSHSMINIAERKYGKDSLKFLQSSLTAIKLQDNSVDSSICLNVLHHLKPNDISIAINELCRVTKYQVVIEFKNNLSPYHLIKKVFVPKSIGAQIYGANIFQLREKFKENNFRVTTTWSLLFGPYISPIVCVTAEPR